Proteins encoded in a region of the Sebastes fasciatus isolate fSebFas1 chromosome 9, fSebFas1.pri, whole genome shotgun sequence genome:
- the nckap1 gene encoding nck-associated protein 1 isoform X2: MSRGVIQPSQQKLAEKLTILNDRGVGMLTRVYNIKKQGQVWKGCHDTSVPSRSQNSEKACGDPKAKPSYLVDKNLESAVKFIVRKFPAVETRNNNLAQLQKEKSEILKNLALYYFTFVDVMEFKDHVCELLNTIDACQVFFDITVNFDLTKNYLDLVVTYTTLMTILSRIEERKAIIGLYNYAHEMTHGASDREYPRLGQMIVDYENPLKKLMEEFVPHGKSLSDALISLQMVYPRRNLSADQWRNAQLLSLISAPSTMLNPAQSDTMPCEYLSLDAMEKWIVFGFILCHAVLNSDAAALSLWKLALQSSTCLCLFRDEVFHIHKAAEDLFVNIRGYNKRINDIRECKEQALSHAGSMHRERRKFLRSALKELATVLADQPGLLGPKALFVFMALSFARDEIIWLLRHADNIQKKSTDDFIDKHIAELIFYMEELRAHVRKYGPVMQRYYVQYLSGFDAVVLNELVQNLSVCPEDESIIMSSFVNTMTSLSVKQVEDGEVFDFRGMRLDWFRLQAYTSVSKASLGIADHKELGKMMNTIIFHTKMVDSLVEMLVETSDLSIFCFYSRAFEKMFQQCLELPSQSRHSICFPLLCTHFMSCTHELCPEERHHIGDRSLSLCNMFLDEMAKQARNLITDICTEQCTLSDQLLPKHCAKTISQAVNKKSKKATGKKGEPEREKPGVESMRKNRLLVTNLDKLHTALSELCFSINYVPNLAVWEHTFTPREYLTSHLEIRFTKSIVGMTMYNQATQEIAKPSELLTSVRAYMTVLQSIENYVTIDITRVFNNVLLQQTQHLDSHGEPTITSLYTNWYLETLLRQVSNGHIAYFPAMKAFVNLPTENELTFNAEEYSDISEMRSLSELLGPYGMKFLSESLMWHISSQVAELKKLVVENMEVLTQMRTSFDKPEHMAALFKKLTSVDSVLKRMTIIGVILSFRSLAQEALRDVLSCHIPFLVSSVEDFKDHIPRETDMKVAMNVYELSSAAGLPCEIDPALVVALSSQKSENISPEEEYKIACLLMVFVAVSLPTLASNVMSQYSPAIEGHCNNIHCLAKAINQIAAALFTIHKGSIEDRLKEFLALASSSLLKIGQETDKMTTRNRESVYLLLDMIVQESPFLTMDLLESCFPYVLLRNAYHAVYKQSISANA, encoded by the exons ggatgtcacgatacttcggtaccaagtcgaagCCAAAATTCGGAAAAG GCGTGTGGCGATCCCAAGGCTAAGCCCTCCTATCTCGTTGATAAGAACTTGGAGTCTGCGGTTAAATTTATTGTCAGGAAGTTCCCTGCTGTGGAGACGCGGAATAATAAC CTGGCTCAGCTGCAGAAGGAGAAGTCAGAGATCCTGAAGAACCTGGCTCTCTACTATTTCACCTTCGTAGATGTCATGGAGTTCAAg GATCATGTGTGTGAGCTGCTGAACACCATCGACGCCTGCCAGGTCTTCTTTGACATC acGGTGAACTTTGACCTGACCAAGAACTACCTGGACCTGGTGGTGACCTACACTACTCTGATGACGATACTGTCTCGCATCGAGGAGAGGAAAGCCATCATCGGTCTGTACAACTACGCCCACGAGATGACGCACGGAGCCAG tGACCGGGAGTACCCCAGGTTGGGCCAGATGATCGTGGATTACGAGAACCCGCTGAAGAAGCTGATGGAGGAGTTTGTTCCTCATGGAAAG TCCCTGTCAGATGCGTTGATCAGTCTTCAGATGGTTTATCCCCGGAGGAATCTGTCTGCTGATCAGTGGAGGAACGCccagctgctctctctcatctctgctCCCTCCACCATGCTCAATCCTGCTCAGTCAGACACG ATGCCGTGTGAATACCTGTCACTGGACGCTATGGAGAAGTGGATCGTTT TTGGTTTCATCTTGTGTCACGCGGTGCTGAACAGCGACGCGGCGGCGTTGTCTCTGTGGAAACTGGCGCTGCAGAGCTCCACCTGCCTCTGTCTGTTCAGGGACGAAGTCTTCCACATCCACAAGGCTGCAGAGGATCTGTTCGTCAACATCAGAGG GTACAACAAACGCATCAATGACATCAGAGAGTGCAAAGAACAGGCCCTGTCTCACGC AGGCTCGATGCACCGAGAGAGACGCAAGTTCCTCCGATCGGCTCTGAAGGAGCTCGCCACCGTTTTAGCCGATCAGCCCGGACTACTGGGTCCTAAG GCGTTGTTCGTGTTCATGGCGTTGTCGTTTGCCCGTGACGAGATCATCTGGCTGCTTCGACACGCCGACAACATCCAGAAGAAAAGCACAGACGACTTCATAGACAA GCACATAGCAGAGTTGAtcttctacatggaggagctcaGAGCTCACGTCAGGAAGTACGGTCCGGTGATGCAGCGGTACTACGTCCAGTACCTGTCTGGGTTTGATGCTGTCGTGCTGAATGAACTGGTGCAG aacctgtctgtctgtccagagGACGAGTCTATAATCATGTCTTCATTCGTCAACACTATGACCTCTCTCAGCGTCAAACAAG TGGAGGATGGAGAGGTGTTTGACTTCAGAGGAATGAGACTGGACTGGTTCAGACTGCAG GCCTACACCAGCGTCTCTAAAGCCAGTCTCGGTATCGCCGATCACAAGGAGCTCGGTAAGATGATGAACACCATCATCTTCCACACAAAGATGGTGGACTCTCTGGTGGAGATGCTGGTGGAGACGTCCGACCTGTCCATTTTCTG CTTCTACAGCCGTGCGTTTGAGAAGATGTTCCAGCAGTGTTTGGAGCTTCCCTCGCAGAGCCGACACTCCATCTGCTTCCCTCTGCTCTGCACACACTTCATGTCCTGCACACATGAGCTCTGTCCTGaggag cGTCACCACATAGGAGATCGCAGCCTGTCGTTGTGTAACATGTTTCTGGATGAGATGGCCAAACAGGCCAGAAACCTCATCACTGACATCTGCACTGAACAATGTACACTCAGCgaccag CTGCTTCCGAAGCACTGTGCGAAGACCATCAGCCAGGCGGTGAACAAGAAGAGCAAGAAGGCGACGGGGAAGAAGGGCGAgccggagagagagaaaccggGAGTGGAGAGCATGAGGAAGAACAGACTACTGGTCACCAA TCTGGATAAACTCCACACGGCGTTATCTGAACTCTGCTTCTCCATCAACTACGTTCCCAACCTGGCGGTCTGGGAGCACACGTTCACACCGAGAGAGTATCTCACCTCGCACCTGGAGATCCGGTTCACCaa GTCCATAGTGGGGATGACCATGTACAACCAGGCTACCCAGGAGATAGCCAAGCCCAGTGAGCTGCTGACCAGCGTGCGGGCCTACATGACGGTGCTTCAGTCCATAGAGAACTACGTCACCATCGATATCACCCGGGTCTTCAACAACGTCCTGCTGCAGCAGACGCAGCACCTGGACAGCCACGGGGAGCCCACCATCACCAGTCTCTACACTAACTG gtatcTGGAGACGTTGCTCCGTCAGGTCAGCAACGGACACATCGCCTACTTCCCCGCCATGAAGGCCTTCGTCAACCTGCCTACAGAGAACGAGCTGACTTTCAACGCTGAGGAATACTCCGACATCTCCG agATGCGTTCTCTGTCTGAGCTGTTGGGACCGTACGGGATGAAGTTCCTCAGTGAGAGTCTGATGTGGCACATCTCATCACAGGTCGCTGAGCTGAAG AAACTGGTGGTGGAGAACATGGAGGTGTTGACCCAGATGAGGACGAGCTTCGACAAACCAGAACACATGGCAGCCCTCTTCAAGAAACTCACCT cCGTGGACAGTGTGTTGAAGAGAATGACCATCATTGGAGTCATCTTGTCATTCCGCTCGCTGGCTCAGGAGGCTCTCAGAGat gtgtTATCCTGTCATATTCCCTTCCTGGTCAGCTCAGTGGAGGATTTCAAGGACCACATTCCCAGAGAGACGGACATGAAG GTGGCCATGAATGTCTACGAGCTGTCGTCAGCAGCAGGTTTACCCTGCGAGATCGACCCGGCTCTGGTGGTCGCTCTGTCCTCACAGAAAAGTg agaACATCAGCCCAGAGGAGGAGTATAAGATCGCCTGTCTGCTGATGGTGTTTGTGGCGGTTTCCTTGCCGACGCTAGCCAGCAACGTGATGTCACAGTACAGCCCCGCCATAGAAG GCCACTGCAACAACATCCACTGCCTGGCCAAAGCCATCAACCAGATCGCTGCTGCTCTCTTCACCATCCACAAGGGGAGCATAGAGGACCGCCTCAAAGAGTTCCTGGCT ctggcCTCGTCCAGCCTGTTGAAGATCGGACAGGAGACGGACAAGATGACGACGCGCAACAGAGAGTCGGTCTACCTGCTGCTGGACATG ATTGTGCAGGAGTCTCCCTTCCTGACCATGGACCTGCTGGAGTCCTGTTTCCCCTACGTCCTGCTGCGAAACGCCTACCACGCCGTCTATAAACAGAGCATCAGTGCTAACGCATAG
- the nckap1 gene encoding nck-associated protein 1 isoform X1 yields MSRGVIQPSQQKLAEKLTILNDRGVGMLTRVYNIKKQGQVWKGCHDTSVPSRSQNSEKACGDPKAKPSYLVDKNLESAVKFIVRKFPAVETRNNNQQLAQLQKEKSEILKNLALYYFTFVDVMEFKDHVCELLNTIDACQVFFDITVNFDLTKNYLDLVVTYTTLMTILSRIEERKAIIGLYNYAHEMTHGASDREYPRLGQMIVDYENPLKKLMEEFVPHGKSLSDALISLQMVYPRRNLSADQWRNAQLLSLISAPSTMLNPAQSDTMPCEYLSLDAMEKWIVFGFILCHAVLNSDAAALSLWKLALQSSTCLCLFRDEVFHIHKAAEDLFVNIRGYNKRINDIRECKEQALSHAGSMHRERRKFLRSALKELATVLADQPGLLGPKALFVFMALSFARDEIIWLLRHADNIQKKSTDDFIDKHIAELIFYMEELRAHVRKYGPVMQRYYVQYLSGFDAVVLNELVQNLSVCPEDESIIMSSFVNTMTSLSVKQVEDGEVFDFRGMRLDWFRLQAYTSVSKASLGIADHKELGKMMNTIIFHTKMVDSLVEMLVETSDLSIFCFYSRAFEKMFQQCLELPSQSRHSICFPLLCTHFMSCTHELCPEERHHIGDRSLSLCNMFLDEMAKQARNLITDICTEQCTLSDQLLPKHCAKTISQAVNKKSKKATGKKGEPEREKPGVESMRKNRLLVTNLDKLHTALSELCFSINYVPNLAVWEHTFTPREYLTSHLEIRFTKSIVGMTMYNQATQEIAKPSELLTSVRAYMTVLQSIENYVTIDITRVFNNVLLQQTQHLDSHGEPTITSLYTNWYLETLLRQVSNGHIAYFPAMKAFVNLPTENELTFNAEEYSDISEMRSLSELLGPYGMKFLSESLMWHISSQVAELKKLVVENMEVLTQMRTSFDKPEHMAALFKKLTSVDSVLKRMTIIGVILSFRSLAQEALRDVLSCHIPFLVSSVEDFKDHIPRETDMKVAMNVYELSSAAGLPCEIDPALVVALSSQKSENISPEEEYKIACLLMVFVAVSLPTLASNVMSQYSPAIEGHCNNIHCLAKAINQIAAALFTIHKGSIEDRLKEFLALASSSLLKIGQETDKMTTRNRESVYLLLDMIVQESPFLTMDLLESCFPYVLLRNAYHAVYKQSISANA; encoded by the exons ggatgtcacgatacttcggtaccaagtcgaagCCAAAATTCGGAAAAG GCGTGTGGCGATCCCAAGGCTAAGCCCTCCTATCTCGTTGATAAGAACTTGGAGTCTGCGGTTAAATTTATTGTCAGGAAGTTCCCTGCTGTGGAGACGCGGAATAATAAC CAACAGCTGGCTCAGCTGCAGAAGGAGAAGTCAGAGATCCTGAAGAACCTGGCTCTCTACTATTTCACCTTCGTAGATGTCATGGAGTTCAAg GATCATGTGTGTGAGCTGCTGAACACCATCGACGCCTGCCAGGTCTTCTTTGACATC acGGTGAACTTTGACCTGACCAAGAACTACCTGGACCTGGTGGTGACCTACACTACTCTGATGACGATACTGTCTCGCATCGAGGAGAGGAAAGCCATCATCGGTCTGTACAACTACGCCCACGAGATGACGCACGGAGCCAG tGACCGGGAGTACCCCAGGTTGGGCCAGATGATCGTGGATTACGAGAACCCGCTGAAGAAGCTGATGGAGGAGTTTGTTCCTCATGGAAAG TCCCTGTCAGATGCGTTGATCAGTCTTCAGATGGTTTATCCCCGGAGGAATCTGTCTGCTGATCAGTGGAGGAACGCccagctgctctctctcatctctgctCCCTCCACCATGCTCAATCCTGCTCAGTCAGACACG ATGCCGTGTGAATACCTGTCACTGGACGCTATGGAGAAGTGGATCGTTT TTGGTTTCATCTTGTGTCACGCGGTGCTGAACAGCGACGCGGCGGCGTTGTCTCTGTGGAAACTGGCGCTGCAGAGCTCCACCTGCCTCTGTCTGTTCAGGGACGAAGTCTTCCACATCCACAAGGCTGCAGAGGATCTGTTCGTCAACATCAGAGG GTACAACAAACGCATCAATGACATCAGAGAGTGCAAAGAACAGGCCCTGTCTCACGC AGGCTCGATGCACCGAGAGAGACGCAAGTTCCTCCGATCGGCTCTGAAGGAGCTCGCCACCGTTTTAGCCGATCAGCCCGGACTACTGGGTCCTAAG GCGTTGTTCGTGTTCATGGCGTTGTCGTTTGCCCGTGACGAGATCATCTGGCTGCTTCGACACGCCGACAACATCCAGAAGAAAAGCACAGACGACTTCATAGACAA GCACATAGCAGAGTTGAtcttctacatggaggagctcaGAGCTCACGTCAGGAAGTACGGTCCGGTGATGCAGCGGTACTACGTCCAGTACCTGTCTGGGTTTGATGCTGTCGTGCTGAATGAACTGGTGCAG aacctgtctgtctgtccagagGACGAGTCTATAATCATGTCTTCATTCGTCAACACTATGACCTCTCTCAGCGTCAAACAAG TGGAGGATGGAGAGGTGTTTGACTTCAGAGGAATGAGACTGGACTGGTTCAGACTGCAG GCCTACACCAGCGTCTCTAAAGCCAGTCTCGGTATCGCCGATCACAAGGAGCTCGGTAAGATGATGAACACCATCATCTTCCACACAAAGATGGTGGACTCTCTGGTGGAGATGCTGGTGGAGACGTCCGACCTGTCCATTTTCTG CTTCTACAGCCGTGCGTTTGAGAAGATGTTCCAGCAGTGTTTGGAGCTTCCCTCGCAGAGCCGACACTCCATCTGCTTCCCTCTGCTCTGCACACACTTCATGTCCTGCACACATGAGCTCTGTCCTGaggag cGTCACCACATAGGAGATCGCAGCCTGTCGTTGTGTAACATGTTTCTGGATGAGATGGCCAAACAGGCCAGAAACCTCATCACTGACATCTGCACTGAACAATGTACACTCAGCgaccag CTGCTTCCGAAGCACTGTGCGAAGACCATCAGCCAGGCGGTGAACAAGAAGAGCAAGAAGGCGACGGGGAAGAAGGGCGAgccggagagagagaaaccggGAGTGGAGAGCATGAGGAAGAACAGACTACTGGTCACCAA TCTGGATAAACTCCACACGGCGTTATCTGAACTCTGCTTCTCCATCAACTACGTTCCCAACCTGGCGGTCTGGGAGCACACGTTCACACCGAGAGAGTATCTCACCTCGCACCTGGAGATCCGGTTCACCaa GTCCATAGTGGGGATGACCATGTACAACCAGGCTACCCAGGAGATAGCCAAGCCCAGTGAGCTGCTGACCAGCGTGCGGGCCTACATGACGGTGCTTCAGTCCATAGAGAACTACGTCACCATCGATATCACCCGGGTCTTCAACAACGTCCTGCTGCAGCAGACGCAGCACCTGGACAGCCACGGGGAGCCCACCATCACCAGTCTCTACACTAACTG gtatcTGGAGACGTTGCTCCGTCAGGTCAGCAACGGACACATCGCCTACTTCCCCGCCATGAAGGCCTTCGTCAACCTGCCTACAGAGAACGAGCTGACTTTCAACGCTGAGGAATACTCCGACATCTCCG agATGCGTTCTCTGTCTGAGCTGTTGGGACCGTACGGGATGAAGTTCCTCAGTGAGAGTCTGATGTGGCACATCTCATCACAGGTCGCTGAGCTGAAG AAACTGGTGGTGGAGAACATGGAGGTGTTGACCCAGATGAGGACGAGCTTCGACAAACCAGAACACATGGCAGCCCTCTTCAAGAAACTCACCT cCGTGGACAGTGTGTTGAAGAGAATGACCATCATTGGAGTCATCTTGTCATTCCGCTCGCTGGCTCAGGAGGCTCTCAGAGat gtgtTATCCTGTCATATTCCCTTCCTGGTCAGCTCAGTGGAGGATTTCAAGGACCACATTCCCAGAGAGACGGACATGAAG GTGGCCATGAATGTCTACGAGCTGTCGTCAGCAGCAGGTTTACCCTGCGAGATCGACCCGGCTCTGGTGGTCGCTCTGTCCTCACAGAAAAGTg agaACATCAGCCCAGAGGAGGAGTATAAGATCGCCTGTCTGCTGATGGTGTTTGTGGCGGTTTCCTTGCCGACGCTAGCCAGCAACGTGATGTCACAGTACAGCCCCGCCATAGAAG GCCACTGCAACAACATCCACTGCCTGGCCAAAGCCATCAACCAGATCGCTGCTGCTCTCTTCACCATCCACAAGGGGAGCATAGAGGACCGCCTCAAAGAGTTCCTGGCT ctggcCTCGTCCAGCCTGTTGAAGATCGGACAGGAGACGGACAAGATGACGACGCGCAACAGAGAGTCGGTCTACCTGCTGCTGGACATG ATTGTGCAGGAGTCTCCCTTCCTGACCATGGACCTGCTGGAGTCCTGTTTCCCCTACGTCCTGCTGCGAAACGCCTACCACGCCGTCTATAAACAGAGCATCAGTGCTAACGCATAG